Proteins encoded together in one Penicillium digitatum chromosome 1, complete sequence window:
- a CDS encoding Ras small GTPase, Ras type, translated as MASRQAAGARPGARFAQFKLVLLGESAVGKSSLVLRFVKDQFDDYRESTIGAAFLTQTISLDDTTTVKFEIWDTAGQERYKSLAPMYYRNANCAVVVYDITQASSLDKAKSWVKELQRQANENIVIALAGNKLDLVTESPDKRAIQEADAEAYAREAGLLFFETSAKSSTNVKELFTAIAKKLPLDQAGSRNLRATPRPGVDLRPEAPGTQGAGACNC; from the exons ATGGCTTCCAGGCAAGCAGCAGGAGCCCGCCCGGGCGCAAGATTTGCCCAGTTTAAGCTTGTCCTTCTTG GAGAGTCCGCTGTTGGAAAG AGTTCACTAGTCCTCAGATTCGTTAAA GACCAATTCGATGACTATCGCGAGTCGACGATCGGAGCGGCCTTTCTGACACAGACCATCTCCCTCGATGATACTACCACAGTCAAGTTTGAAATCTGGGATACCGCTGGCCAGGAGCGGTATAAATCGTTGGCCCCGATGTACTATCGCAATGCCAACTGCGCTGTGGTTGTCTATGACATCACTCAAGCT TCGTCGCTAGACAAAGCCAAATCTTGGGTGAAAGAACTCCAGCGCCAAGCGAATGAGAACATTGTGATCGCCTTAGCAGGCAACAAGCTTGATCTTGTGACTGAGAGCCCTGACAAGCGAGCAATCCAAGAGGCCGATGCTGAGGCCTACGCACGTGAGGCGGGCCTACTTTTCTTTGAAACCTCTGCCAAGTCCTCGACGAATGTCAAGGAGCTATTCACCGCCATCGCCAAGAAACTACCTCTGGATCAGGCCGGTTCTCGTAACTTGCGGGCGACACCTCGCCCCGGCGTTGACTTGCGGCCAGAGGCCCCTGGAACTCAGGGTGCCGGTGCGTGCAATTGTTAA
- a CDS encoding Formation of crista junctions protein 1 codes for MLRSLIAPGRQLLSNPVRQRIPSQWLSRAGASNRLAGQRFLADFKPPTTGGPTPVSPSSESSVPPETILKAAEQESKLPPSPAAAAPRKSGRFRRFLIYLILTSSFAYGGSIFLALKSDNFHDFFTEYIPYGEECVLYFEERDFYRRFPNALRHQNRLPAAPREEGKSVTIPGKSGLSWKLAEEEKANADSKKAAHESQTKSATAKSEDRNATVIKAKEDTALKHSAKETKSESESKAKKSASLDEPRQPAVSASTIELLQLQHGDDTVVQDLVKTFNDILTVISADDNSSKFSATVAKAKGELEKIAEKIAAIRSEARNTAQEELGKLHATFDESALELMRQFEEVRSTDLASFREEFEAEREKLAHAYQKKVNTELRHAHELAEQRLQNELVEQAIELNRKYVHEVKSLVEREREGRLSKLTELTADINELEKLTAGWSDVIDTNLKTQQLQVALDAVRTVVERAETPRPFVRELVAVKELAAGDAIVEAAIASINPTAYQRGIPSNTQIFERFRRVASEVRKASLLPEDAGVASHAASLVLSKVMFKKDALSEGDDVESILVRTESLLQQGDVDAAAREMNTLQGWAKILSKDWLGDVRKVLEVRQALEVIEAEARLQCLRVE; via the exons ATGCTGCGCTCCTTGATTGCTCCGGGTCGGCAATTGCTGTCGAACCCTGTCCGCCAACGGATTCCGTCGCAATGGCTGTCCAGAGCTGGTGCAAGCAACCGGCTGGCAGGTCAG CGATTCCTCGCCGATTTTAAGCCCCCTACCACCGGCGGTCCGACACCAGTCTCCCCTTCCTCCGAATCCAGTGTTCCTCCAGAGACCATCTTGAAGGCCGCTGAACAAG AATCGAAGCTTCCTCCCTCGCCTGCGGCAGCTGCTCCTCGCAAATCCGGCCGTTTCCGTCGGTTCTTGATTTATCTGATCCTCACATCCAGCTTTGCCTATGGTGGCAGCATCTTCCTGGCCCTGAAGTCCGACAACTTCCACGATTtctttacggagtacattcCCTACGGCGAAGAATGTGTTCTTTACTTTGAGGAGCGCgacttctaccgccgcttccCCAACGCCTTGAGACACCAAAACCGTCTCCCGGCTGCACCCCGAGAGGAGGGGAAATCCGTCACAATTCCTGGCAAGAGCGGTCTGTCTTGGAAGCTTgctgaagaagagaaggccAACGCAGATTCTAAGAAGGCAGCTCACGAGAGCCAAACCAAGTCCGCAACCGCCAAGTCCGAGGATCGAAACGCTACTGTTATAAAGGCCAAGGAAGACACGGCCTTGAAGCACAGCGCCAAGGAAACGAAGTCTGAGTCCGAGTCCAAGGCGAAGAAATCCGCCTCACTGGATGAGCCCAGACAACCCGCTGTTTCTGCGAGCACCATTGAATTGCTTCAGCTACAGCATGGTGATGATACTGTTGTCCAGGATCTGGTCAAGACATTCAACGATATCCTCACCGTGATCAGCGCCGATGACAACTCCAGCAAATTCTCAGCAACTgtcgccaaggccaagggcGAGCTGGAGAAGATTGCCGAGAAGATCGCTGCTATTCGCAGCGAGGCTCGCAACACCGCACAGGAGGAGCTTGGCAAGCTCCATGCTACCTTTGATGAATCAGCACTTGAATTGATGCGCCAATTTGAGGAAGTGCGCTCTACTGATCTTGCTTCCTTCCGTGAGGAGTTTGAGGCCGAGCGCGAGAAGCTCGCCCACGCATACCAGAAGAAGGTCAATACCGAGCTCCGCCACGCTCATGAGCTTGCTGAGCAACGTCTTCAGAATGAGCTTGTTGAGCAGGCCATCGAGCTCAACCGCAAGTATGTCCACGAGGTCAAGAGCCTGGTCGAACGCGAGCGTGAGGGTCGTCTGAGCAAGTTGACTGAGCTCACAGCTGACATAAACGAGCTTGAGAAGCTTACAGCTGGATGGAGTGACGTTATCGACACCAATCTCAAGACTCAGCAGCTGCAGGTCGCCCTTGATGCCGTTCGCACTGTCGTTGAGCGTGCTGAGACCCCCCGGCCGTTCGTCCGTGAGCTTGTCGCCGTGAAAGAGCTTGCTGCTGGTGATGCTATTGTTGAGGCTGCCATCGCATCTATCAACCCTACCGCTTACCAGCGTGGTATTCCCTCCAACACTCAGATCTTCGAGCGTTTCCGCCGAGTTGCAAGTGAAGTCCGCAAGGCTAGCCTGCTGCCCGAGGATGCCGGTGTGGCCAGTCACGCTGCTAGCCTTGTCTTGAGCAAGGTCATGTTCAAGAAAGATGCTTTGTCCGAGGGTGATGACGTCGAGAGCATTCTTGTGCGCACTGAGAGCTTGTTGCAGCAGGGCGATGTTGACGCTGCTGCTCGGGAAATGAACACCCTCCAGGGTTGGGCTAAGATTCTCAGCAAGGACTGGTTGGGTGATGTTCGCAAGGTTCTTGAAGTCAGACAGGCTCTCGAA GTCATCGAGGCCGAGGCCCGCCTCCAGTGCTTGCGGGTTGAGTAA